In Bacteroidia bacterium, one DNA window encodes the following:
- a CDS encoding (Fe-S)-binding protein codes for MQVLSQIIFILILGVGIYFFYKSIRRIVRNIHIGKDIDLSNNKAARWKNMLRFAVGQGKMTKIKPIAGILHVFVYLGFVLINIEVLEIIIDGIAGTHRIFRPILGNLYDFSIGFFEILGVLVILSCAVFLFRRNLMHIYRFRSPELKGWPFLDANVILIVEIVLMVALLVMNAADQAFQQDTNMPVSSFLAPMFQNMSAATAHIWVQTAWWFHFVGILWFLNYVPYSKHLHIILSFPNTYYTNLEPKAKFKNNELVSNEVKAMLDPSFTPPTVENPRFGVKDVEDLTWKNLLDAYSCTECGRCTSVCPANTTGKLLSPRKVMMDTRDRLEEVGKIKEGILPEPAEPKDLHTYITKEELMACTTCNACVEVCPININPMEIIVNMRQYLVMEESNAPQEWNMMFSNIENNGAPWQFAQSERANWTIELENEDKQSNQNES; via the coding sequence ATGCAGGTTTTATCTCAAATTATCTTTATTCTCATTCTTGGAGTAGGGATTTATTTCTTCTACAAGAGTATCCGCAGAATTGTTCGCAACATTCATATAGGCAAAGACATTGACCTAAGCAACAACAAAGCAGCACGATGGAAAAACATGCTTCGATTTGCAGTTGGTCAAGGCAAAATGACCAAGATTAAGCCCATTGCCGGTATTTTACACGTATTTGTTTATTTAGGTTTTGTTTTGATCAACATTGAGGTTCTCGAAATCATCATTGACGGAATTGCCGGCACTCACAGAATTTTCAGACCTATTCTGGGTAATTTATATGATTTCTCAATCGGGTTCTTTGAAATTCTGGGTGTATTGGTTATCCTATCTTGTGCAGTATTCTTATTCAGGAGAAACCTTATGCATATTTACCGATTTCGCTCACCTGAACTCAAAGGCTGGCCCTTTTTGGATGCCAATGTAATCCTAATAGTAGAAATAGTTCTGATGGTAGCATTATTGGTTATGAACGCTGCCGATCAGGCATTTCAGCAAGACACAAATATGCCGGTAAGCAGTTTTCTGGCTCCCATGTTTCAAAACATGAGCGCAGCAACAGCACACATTTGGGTGCAGACAGCTTGGTGGTTCCATTTTGTAGGAATATTATGGTTCTTAAACTATGTTCCTTACAGCAAACATTTGCATATTATCCTTTCTTTTCCAAATACATACTATACTAATTTAGAGCCTAAAGCAAAGTTCAAAAACAATGAATTAGTATCAAATGAAGTCAAGGCAATGTTAGACCCTTCATTCACGCCACCCACTGTAGAAAACCCCAGATTTGGAGTCAAGGATGTGGAAGATTTGACTTGGAAGAACTTACTTGACGCATACTCTTGTACCGAATGTGGACGTTGCACCTCTGTTTGCCCTGCAAACACAACAGGTAAACTACTCTCTCCCCGCAAAGTAATGATGGACACAAGGGACAGATTGGAAGAAGTAGGAAAAATCAAAGAAGGAATTTTGCCTGAACCCGCTGAGCCTAAAGATTTACACACCTATATTACCAAAGAAGAATTAATGGCTTGTACTACATGCAACGCTTGTGTTGAGGTGTGTCCGATTAATATCAACCCAATGGAAATCATTGTTAACATGAGGCAGTATTTAGTAATGGAAGAATCAAATGCACCTCAAGAGTGGAACATGATGTTCAGCAATATTGAAAACAATGGCGCTCCATGGCAATTCGCACAAAGCGAAAGAGCCAACTGGACCATAGAACTTGAAAACGAAGACAAACAAAGCAATCAAAATGAAAGTTAG
- a CDS encoding serine hydrolase — protein sequence MRIKQSIILSILFIIGLGAGSATQHAHNQEPPPVISRTIDVRWYEHTIKQMTLDEKIGQLFMVAAYSNKDEAHTKEIEDLIRNYKIGGLIFFQGSPLKQAYLTNYYQEISTYPLFIGIDAEWGLDMRIKPSMKYPYQLTLGSLDNDSLIYEMGKQIGLQLKTLGIHINFAPVADINNNPANPIINFRSFGENKYKVAEKAWAYANGMQDVGVLACAKHFPGHGDTDSDSHKELPVIPYSRERLDSLELYPFQYLIRRDIAAVMLGHLYVPSLDNRPSRPSSLSKTVVTDILKNEMEFRGLAITDAMNMKGVRNAFPAGKGELEAFLAGNHIILFPENIPSAIEQIKKAIKDGSISIEELNTRVMEILKWKERAGLSHYRPIDIQSLQKNLFPSEADSLIKSIAEQSIILLKDANGMLPLGANPKTKITLIVLGNERPEDYFQKAKKELASVEVIFIKRGSAWDAYQNIINKRTEGMHYVISIHQPKIWNNKNYGFTDNEIKFMQNMNNLSQSTLVFFSNPYILDKFKTLKTAVIAHEDGIPFQLAVIDLLKGKIPFKGIMPVSIGGFKSGEGSSIKTIEKTQTNPTIKTGGSSHKIDINKLKSIDTIAMELVSKHAAPGCRVLVLYKGKNIYDLSYGYHTYDKKEPVNPYDLYDLASVTKVAATTLAVMKLYEDGKLKLDDKISKYLVWTRKSNKENITIRQLLLHESGLPAWLPFYKNTLGVMFDSLYKKRADDMYCVPVADRLFMNSDYRYEIYTQIVEAPLGPKKYVYSDLGMILLKEIIEQASGEPFEWFLHENFYGPMGLDNITFNPLCCYDRDRMAPTQYDQTFRMQLVQGYVHDPCAAMFGGVSGHAGLFSTAYDLAAIGQMLLNGGEYNGTQILKPSTIKLFTSKQSSISRRGLGFDRPEFVAKLSPSSKLASEKTFGHTGFTGTCIWVDPEYDLVYVFLSNRIFPDEENKELIKGNYRTRIQDLIYNAFIY from the coding sequence ATGCGAATTAAACAATCAATCATACTCTCAATTTTATTCATAATTGGTCTTGGCGCAGGTTCCGCAACTCAACATGCTCACAATCAAGAGCCTCCACCTGTGATTAGTCGTACTATCGATGTAAGATGGTATGAGCATACAATAAAACAAATGACACTGGATGAAAAAATAGGGCAATTGTTTATGGTTGCAGCCTATTCAAATAAAGATGAAGCACATACAAAAGAAATCGAAGACTTGATTCGCAATTACAAAATTGGTGGCCTGATATTTTTTCAAGGTAGCCCACTCAAACAAGCATACTTAACAAATTACTATCAAGAAATATCCACATACCCTTTGTTTATTGGTATTGATGCAGAGTGGGGATTAGATATGAGAATAAAGCCAAGCATGAAATACCCTTACCAACTTACGCTTGGCAGTTTGGACAATGACTCATTAATTTATGAAATGGGCAAACAAATCGGACTGCAACTTAAAACTCTGGGGATTCATATCAACTTTGCACCCGTTGCCGACATTAATAACAACCCTGCTAATCCTATTATTAACTTCAGATCATTTGGAGAAAATAAATACAAAGTCGCTGAAAAGGCTTGGGCTTATGCAAACGGAATGCAAGACGTGGGGGTGCTGGCATGCGCCAAACATTTTCCCGGACATGGCGACACAGACTCAGACAGTCATAAAGAATTACCCGTAATACCGTATAGTAGAGAACGATTAGACTCATTGGAATTATATCCTTTTCAATACCTCATTAGACGTGACATTGCAGCAGTTATGCTTGGACATTTGTATGTTCCTTCATTAGACAACCGCCCAAGCAGACCCAGTTCTTTATCTAAAACAGTTGTAACTGACATTCTCAAAAATGAGATGGAGTTTAGAGGGCTTGCAATTACAGATGCGATGAACATGAAAGGCGTACGCAATGCTTTCCCTGCCGGGAAAGGTGAATTAGAAGCATTCTTAGCCGGCAACCATATTATTCTTTTCCCCGAGAACATTCCGTCTGCCATTGAGCAAATCAAAAAAGCCATTAAAGATGGCAGCATTTCCATAGAAGAATTAAACACCCGCGTTATGGAAATTCTGAAATGGAAAGAACGTGCCGGTTTGAGCCACTACAGACCCATTGACATCCAAAGTCTTCAAAAGAATTTATTCCCTTCAGAAGCGGATTCCTTGATTAAATCCATTGCTGAACAAAGTATCATTCTGTTGAAAGATGCCAACGGAATGTTGCCTTTGGGTGCAAACCCAAAAACAAAAATCACATTGATTGTTTTGGGTAATGAACGTCCGGAAGACTACTTTCAAAAAGCAAAGAAAGAATTAGCCAGTGTAGAAGTAATTTTTATCAAAAGAGGCAGCGCATGGGACGCTTATCAAAACATAATAAACAAAAGAACAGAAGGAATGCACTATGTCATTTCAATACATCAACCCAAGATTTGGAACAACAAAAATTATGGTTTTACAGACAATGAAATCAAATTCATGCAAAACATGAACAACCTGTCTCAAAGCACCTTGGTGTTCTTCTCCAACCCTTATATTTTAGACAAGTTCAAAACACTCAAAACTGCTGTCATTGCACATGAAGATGGAATTCCATTTCAATTAGCTGTTATTGACTTACTAAAAGGCAAAATTCCATTCAAAGGTATCATGCCTGTAAGTATAGGAGGTTTTAAATCTGGCGAAGGAAGCAGTATCAAAACCATTGAAAAAACTCAAACAAATCCTACTATAAAAACGGGAGGCTCATCACACAAAATCGATATCAACAAACTGAAATCCATTGACACAATTGCCATGGAATTAGTTTCAAAACATGCAGCACCCGGTTGTAGAGTGTTAGTGCTCTATAAAGGCAAAAATATCTATGATTTAAGCTACGGTTATCACACTTACGACAAAAAAGAACCTGTTAATCCTTATGATCTTTACGATTTGGCTTCTGTAACCAAAGTTGCCGCAACCACTTTGGCTGTTATGAAACTCTATGAGGACGGAAAATTAAAATTAGATGACAAAATCAGTAAATACTTAGTGTGGACGCGCAAAAGCAACAAAGAAAACATCACTATCAGGCAACTCTTACTCCATGAATCCGGACTACCCGCTTGGCTCCCATTCTATAAAAACACCTTAGGGGTGATGTTTGACAGCTTATATAAAAAACGGGCTGACGACATGTACTGTGTGCCCGTTGCTGACAGGCTTTTCATGAACAGCGACTATCGCTATGAAATATATACACAGATTGTGGAAGCCCCATTGGGTCCTAAGAAGTATGTATATAGCGACTTAGGGATGATTTTACTCAAAGAAATAATTGAACAAGCTTCCGGAGAACCTTTTGAATGGTTTCTACATGAAAATTTTTACGGTCCAATGGGTTTAGACAACATTACATTCAACCCATTGTGCTGTTATGACAGAGACCGTATGGCTCCAACGCAATATGACCAAACATTTCGCATGCAACTTGTGCAAGGTTATGTTCACGACCCTTGTGCTGCAATGTTTGGCGGTGTATCTGGACACGCAGGATTATTTTCGACTGCCTATGATTTAGCTGCAATCGGTCAAATGTTGCTCAATGGTGGTGAATATAATGGAACCCAAATATTAAAACCTTCAACAATCAAGTTATTTACAAGTAAACAAAGTAGTATATCACGCAGGGGACTAGGCTTTGACCGACCTGAATTTGTAGCAAAACTTTCTCCTTCTTCTAAATTAGCTTCTGAAAAAACATTCGGACATACCGGCTTTACAGGGACTTGTATTTGGGTTGACCCTGAATACGATTTAGTGTATGTATTTTTGTCTAACCGAATCTTTCCGGACGAAGAAAACAAGGAACTGATTAAAGGCAATTATAGAACAAGGATTCAAGACCTTATTTATAATGCTTTTATATACTGA
- a CDS encoding cation diffusion facilitator family transporter, whose translation MFINIHHVKNMAVRTAVFSIFSNACLALIKWIAGVFGNSYALIADAIESSADVFSSLLVFFGIKYVQRPADENHPYGHGRLEPLITFTVVAFLVFSAIAIAYQCIVNINTPHESPKLFTLFVLAPIIIWKEITFQIVLKRAKQLGSSSLKADAWHHRSDAITSVAAFIGISIALIMGKGYEAADDWAALFSSVFILYNAYRIFRPALSEIMDEHLYDELADKIRDRAIKVKGVRATEKCFIRKIGMMYHVDLHALVDADLSVREGHAIAHRLQDALKEGIPQISNVFIHIEPFEKE comes from the coding sequence ATGTTTATCAATATTCATCATGTAAAAAATATGGCAGTGCGAACTGCTGTTTTTAGCATTTTTTCTAATGCATGTCTTGCATTGATTAAATGGATAGCCGGTGTGTTTGGCAACTCTTATGCACTGATTGCAGATGCAATTGAATCCTCTGCGGATGTGTTCTCGTCATTATTGGTCTTTTTTGGAATTAAATATGTTCAAAGACCTGCAGATGAGAATCATCCCTATGGACACGGAAGGTTAGAGCCGTTAATTACTTTTACTGTTGTTGCCTTTTTGGTGTTTTCCGCAATTGCCATTGCTTATCAATGCATTGTCAATATTAATACTCCTCATGAAAGCCCTAAGTTGTTTACCTTGTTTGTACTTGCACCTATTATTATCTGGAAAGAAATTACTTTTCAAATCGTGTTAAAGCGAGCCAAGCAGTTGGGCAGTAGTTCTCTCAAAGCAGATGCTTGGCATCATCGAAGCGATGCCATTACTTCTGTTGCTGCATTCATTGGAATCAGTATTGCCTTAATCATGGGCAAAGGTTATGAAGCTGCAGATGATTGGGCTGCTTTGTTCTCTTCGGTGTTTATCCTTTATAATGCATACAGAATATTCAGACCTGCGTTGAGTGAAATTATGGATGAGCATTTGTATGATGAATTGGCTGATAAAATTCGTGATAGGGCAATTAAAGTGAAGGGGGTAAGAGCTACTGAGAAATGTTTTATTCGCAAAATTGGCATGATGTATCATGTGGATTTGCATGCTTTGGTTGATGCAGATTTGTCTGTTCGAGAAGGTCATGCTATTGCGCATAGATTGCAAGATGCACTAAAGGAAGGTATTCCTCAAATTTCCAATGTCTTTATCCATATAGAGCCTTTTGAGAAGGAATAA
- a CDS encoding urea transporter, whose protein sequence is MHKISTISNFKLNSITTRPTFFQHSIDLLTIVMKGLGQIMLQENAVTGSVFLIGICMGSWTMGLAALIATLTGTFVAKMLQFDNTNIGKGLYGFSAALVGVALTLMFEPSFIVWIFIIIGSALASILQHFFILKKISVFTLPFVVVTWGAVYLLNLFSPELAIFPAMESIDSTNDFAFAFRGFGQVIFQSSAIAGLLFFCAIFIHTPIAALYGLAASVIAAMLSSAFTSQYEAIQLGLFSFNAVLCAIVFAGNKISDGLWVLCSVILATTFSLLMSKFAFMQLTFPFVISAFITLQLRALFSAQSNA, encoded by the coding sequence TTGCATAAAATCAGTACAATCAGCAATTTTAAACTCAATAGCATAACAACAAGACCTACATTCTTTCAGCACTCCATTGATCTTTTGACAATCGTAATGAAAGGTCTCGGACAAATCATGTTACAAGAAAATGCCGTAACAGGCAGCGTATTCTTAATTGGGATTTGTATGGGTTCTTGGACTATGGGTCTGGCAGCTCTAATTGCAACACTTACCGGAACTTTTGTCGCAAAGATGTTACAATTTGACAACACAAATATTGGCAAAGGTTTATATGGTTTTAGTGCGGCTTTGGTAGGCGTTGCACTTACCCTCATGTTTGAACCATCCTTCATTGTGTGGATATTTATCATTATTGGCAGTGCGCTTGCAAGCATCTTGCAGCACTTCTTTATTTTAAAAAAAATCTCTGTATTCACACTCCCTTTTGTTGTAGTAACATGGGGTGCAGTTTACCTGCTCAACTTATTTAGTCCGGAATTGGCAATCTTTCCTGCAATGGAATCAATTGACTCTACAAACGACTTTGCTTTCGCATTTCGAGGTTTTGGTCAAGTTATCTTTCAGAGTTCAGCAATTGCAGGTCTGCTCTTTTTCTGTGCTATCTTCATTCATACTCCGATTGCTGCGCTGTATGGATTAGCTGCATCTGTTATTGCAGCAATGCTATCTTCTGCATTTACTTCACAATATGAAGCGATACAGTTAGGACTATTCAGTTTCAATGCAGTTTTATGTGCAATTGTTTTTGCAGGTAATAAAATTTCAGACGGTTTGTGGGTGTTATGCTCGGTAATTCTTGCAACAACATTCAGTTTATTGATGTCAAAATTTGCATTCATGCAACTCACTTTCCCTTTTGTTATATCAGCCTTTATTACACTTCAATTACGCGCGCTATTTTCAGCTCAAAGTAATGCATAA
- a CDS encoding IMPACT family protein: MLFDDSYKEPQTPATSRLNIRGSKFYGFLFPVKSENEIKAHLEQIKQQYPDATHWCYAYILNIDKSNQRFNDDGEPANTAGRPILRQIQSLDLTNTLIVVVRYFGGKLLGVPGLIEAYGETAKLVLQSTPLIEKAIEFYYSISFDFVDEALVWQLAKQYNARVHEKNYDSKGNFTLAVPKKNIHIFEETAKNMHKLEWRFLKPE; this comes from the coding sequence ATGCTGTTTGATGATTCATACAAAGAACCGCAAACCCCTGCAACTTCAAGATTAAACATTAGAGGAAGTAAATTCTACGGCTTTCTTTTTCCAGTAAAATCCGAAAATGAAATCAAAGCACATCTGGAACAGATAAAACAACAATATCCTGATGCAACACATTGGTGTTATGCCTACATCCTCAATATAGACAAGTCCAATCAAAGGTTTAATGATGATGGCGAACCTGCCAATACTGCCGGCAGACCTATACTCCGCCAAATTCAATCCTTAGATTTGACAAATACATTGATTGTTGTTGTAAGGTATTTTGGCGGCAAACTGTTGGGTGTACCCGGATTAATTGAAGCATACGGAGAAACAGCGAAACTTGTTTTACAATCAACTCCATTGATTGAAAAGGCAATTGAATTTTATTACTCAATAAGTTTTGATTTTGTTGATGAGGCACTGGTATGGCAATTAGCAAAACAATACAATGCAAGGGTTCATGAAAAAAATTACGACTCCAAAGGCAATTTTACTTTAGCCGTACCGAAAAAGAATATTCATATTTTTGAAGAAACTGCTAAAAATATGCATAAATTAGAATGGCGGTTTCTCAAACCTGAATAA
- the ribD gene encoding bifunctional diaminohydroxyphosphoribosylaminopyrimidine deaminase/5-amino-6-(5-phosphoribosylamino)uracil reductase RibD, translating to MVPSPEQYIQRAIDLSLKGLGHTQTNPLVGCVIVHNNRIIGEGYHKQYGGAHAEVEAIQSVSGKDCTLLKDATLYVTLEPCCHQGKTPPCTELILQHQIPHVVIAMLDPYPKVSGKGLEMLKQNGVKVDTGVLKERAEFANRRFICNQEKHRPYVILKWAETSNGFMSGSKINQKQISGSMAQTLLHKWRSEESAFMIGKNTLLQDKPLLNNRLWTGSSPARIVLGSATQEFGALDFFSLSLPIFVIGNQHKISNLNGATLVEMDTYELEQILTFILNKGYSSVVVEGGRKLLDSFIQQNCWDEIRVLKSKKTQFESGIESPDLPKNFTPLFQDLKEDTLTTIYNSHAV from the coding sequence GTGGTTCCTTCTCCTGAACAATACATACAACGCGCTATTGACCTTTCGCTCAAAGGTTTAGGGCATACACAAACAAACCCTCTGGTTGGTTGTGTTATTGTTCACAATAACAGAATTATTGGGGAGGGGTATCACAAACAATACGGAGGTGCACATGCAGAAGTGGAGGCAATACAAAGTGTTTCAGGTAAAGACTGTACATTATTAAAAGATGCTACGCTCTATGTAACGCTTGAACCTTGTTGTCATCAAGGGAAAACACCTCCTTGTACTGAACTTATTTTGCAACATCAAATACCCCATGTTGTTATTGCAATGTTAGACCCATATCCAAAAGTGAGTGGCAAAGGATTGGAAATGTTGAAACAAAATGGAGTCAAGGTCGATACGGGGGTTCTAAAAGAAAGAGCCGAGTTTGCCAACCGCAGATTTATTTGCAACCAAGAAAAGCATAGACCTTATGTGATTCTTAAATGGGCTGAAACAAGCAATGGCTTCATGAGTGGGAGCAAAATCAATCAAAAACAAATAAGCGGTTCAATGGCTCAAACTCTTTTACACAAATGGAGGAGCGAAGAATCTGCATTTATGATAGGCAAGAACACTCTACTCCAAGACAAGCCCTTGTTAAACAACCGACTATGGACAGGCAGCAGTCCTGCACGAATCGTCTTAGGCAGTGCTACACAGGAGTTTGGAGCATTGGATTTTTTTTCGCTGTCATTGCCAATTTTTGTCATAGGCAATCAACATAAAATCAGCAACCTGAATGGTGCAACACTTGTCGAGATGGACACATACGAACTCGAGCAGATATTGACTTTTATCTTAAATAAAGGATATAGTTCAGTGGTGGTAGAAGGAGGAAGGAAGTTATTGGACAGTTTCATTCAGCAAAATTGCTGGGATGAAATTCGAGTATTAAAATCAAAAAAAACACAATTTGAATCAGGAATAGAAAGTCCAGATTTACCTAAAAATTTTACTCCACTCTTTCAAGACTTAAAAGAAGACACCTTAACAACCATTTATAATTCGCATGCTGTTTGA
- the pyrE gene encoding orotate phosphoribosyltransferase, producing the protein MTDKEISAKVANYLLEVKAVKLSPDNPFTWTSGLLSPIYCDNRITLSYPEARTFIRDTFVTIIKKYFKDVECIAGIATAGIAQGALIADAMGLPYIYIRPEAKKHGMKNSVEGYLKEGANVVLIEDLVSTGKSSLAALENLRASGGNALGLVSIFTYGFPDALERFKQASCPYIYLSNYTVLLEEAVKSGYISTQHKATLESWSSDPAAWASTHQ; encoded by the coding sequence ATGACTGACAAAGAAATATCTGCAAAAGTAGCAAATTACTTACTCGAAGTGAAGGCTGTAAAACTTAGTCCCGACAATCCTTTCACCTGGACGTCCGGCTTACTTTCACCCATTTACTGTGACAACAGAATCACCTTATCCTATCCGGAAGCAAGGACTTTTATCCGCGACACATTTGTAACAATCATCAAAAAGTATTTCAAAGATGTTGAATGTATCGCAGGGATTGCCACTGCCGGTATTGCCCAAGGTGCGTTAATCGCAGATGCAATGGGTTTGCCATATATTTACATAAGACCTGAAGCCAAAAAACATGGAATGAAGAACTCCGTAGAAGGCTATTTAAAAGAAGGAGCCAACGTTGTGTTGATTGAGGATTTAGTTTCTACCGGAAAAAGCAGTTTAGCTGCTTTAGAGAATTTACGTGCGAGTGGTGGAAACGCATTAGGGTTAGTTTCAATCTTCACTTATGGCTTTCCTGATGCTCTAGAACGTTTCAAACAGGCATCTTGTCCATATATATATTTAAGCAATTATACAGTTTTGTTGGAAGAAGCGGTTAAATCAGGCTATATTTCAACACAACACAAAGCCACCCTCGAATCATGGAGCAGCGACCCTGCTGCATGGGCTTCTACTCACCAATAA
- a CDS encoding NUDIX domain-containing protein, with the protein MSKQNYTIFINQSSISLVPIAQNLNIEISLSRFKILANKCLNAANDVIEHFEVPTKSPIKLLHLLKKEYCYIQAAGGIVEHDSQYLYIKRFGLWDLPKGKIEKDESIKNAALREVEEECGITNLKIVRDLPNTYHIYNFKSKPALKETFWFLMSITGQISNLKPQTEEGITELRFDRKDFLLQDSTESYSSLKFLMHSFVHS; encoded by the coding sequence ATGAGCAAACAAAATTATACTATTTTCATTAATCAATCTTCGATTTCATTAGTGCCGATTGCTCAAAACTTAAACATAGAAATCTCGTTATCGCGCTTTAAAATTTTGGCAAATAAATGCTTGAATGCAGCCAATGATGTCATTGAGCATTTTGAGGTTCCTACAAAATCCCCAATTAAATTATTGCACCTATTAAAAAAAGAGTATTGTTATATACAGGCTGCAGGAGGGATAGTTGAACACGATAGTCAATATCTTTATATAAAGAGATTTGGTCTATGGGATTTGCCTAAAGGCAAAATTGAGAAAGATGAATCAATAAAAAATGCTGCACTACGAGAAGTAGAAGAGGAGTGTGGGATTACCAATCTTAAAATTGTCAGAGATTTGCCAAATACATATCATATTTATAATTTTAAATCTAAGCCTGCTCTTAAAGAGACGTTTTGGTTTTTAATGAGCATCACAGGGCAAATCTCAAATTTGAAACCACAGACAGAAGAAGGAATTACTGAATTGCGTTTTGATCGTAAGGATTTCTTGTTACAAGATTCAACAGAATCATACAGTAGTTTGAAATTTTTGATGCATTCGTTTGTTCATTCATAG
- a CDS encoding methyltransferase, producing MANQFFKFKQFEILQKKNSMKVTTDACILGAMADFSGCSEILDIGAGTGLLTLMQAQKFPNASYTAVEIEESGFEELVENCKQSAWSKRIDCVNKNILDFAQEPSNHYRFDGIITNPPFFRANLKSPVSERNRVRHEDGVLSMTELLACIDLLLKTHGKCFCLYPYRRFEEFLHSSNAQQLVCRNVVFLQNSPNKEPQLFIAEIGKESDTLSFQERKFNIRNSDLNYSKEFVELMRSYYL from the coding sequence ATGGCAAATCAATTTTTTAAATTCAAGCAATTTGAAATTCTTCAGAAGAAGAATTCTATGAAGGTTACTACCGATGCATGCATCTTGGGTGCAATGGCTGACTTTTCAGGTTGTAGTGAAATTTTAGATATAGGAGCGGGGACGGGATTACTTACGTTGATGCAAGCGCAAAAGTTCCCAAATGCTTCTTATACAGCAGTTGAAATTGAAGAATCGGGATTTGAGGAGTTGGTTGAAAATTGTAAACAATCTGCTTGGAGTAAAAGGATTGATTGTGTAAACAAAAATATTCTTGATTTTGCACAAGAGCCTTCGAATCATTATAGGTTTGATGGAATTATTACAAACCCTCCATTCTTTCGTGCAAATCTAAAATCTCCTGTTTCAGAACGAAACCGTGTGCGACATGAAGACGGTGTGTTGAGTATGACGGAGTTGTTGGCATGTATTGACTTGTTGTTAAAAACGCATGGCAAATGTTTTTGCTTATATCCGTACAGACGATTTGAAGAGTTTTTACATTCAAGTAATGCACAACAATTAGTGTGTAGAAACGTGGTTTTCCTACAAAATTCACCGAATAAAGAACCTCAGTTATTTATTGCGGAAATAGGAAAGGAGTCTGACACACTTTCTTTCCAAGAGCGGAAGTTCAATATACGGAATTCTGATTTAAACTATTCCAAGGAGTTTGTTGAGTTGATGAGATCTTATTATTTGTAA